The sequence below is a genomic window from Anopheles cruzii chromosome 3, idAnoCruzAS_RS32_06, whole genome shotgun sequence.
GTGGTGGTAGATTCGTACTTCTTCTCCGGTGTGCTGTCAATCGCCTGCAGATTGGCGTACGTACCGAGCACCATGGTGAAGAACCCAAACACAATCATTACCTGTGCCAACTGTTTCTCACTGATGTTAGTTTTGCATATCGTCATGTAGCAGGCAGCCGGAATGATCAAACAAATAGCCACTCCGATCGTCGATCCCACCAATCCTATCACAACCTCGATCGATGGTATCAGCAGGCCAACGATCAGTGCCACCAGCACAATGGCCACCGTCAAGGGCCGAAACTTAGACTCGGGAATGTAGAAGTGTGCATCCGAAGTGCGCTTGTACAGCAGTGAGTAGAGACTAACTCGGCAGGGAAAGATGGCCAGCGGAAAGCTGAACGCCACCGACAGAACGAACCCCATCTTGATAATGTCGCTGGCGAAGGAGGGAGAAAAGTCCACCAAAATATTGCCCGAAAACCGGTGACCATTGAAGGCGACGTAACCGAAGAAGCCGATCGCTACGTAAATCATGGTGCAGATGTTTGTCGACTGGCGGATGACGCGACTCATTTTGTCCAGTGAGGTGGTGGGCATTGTTGCGTATACTTCGAATATTTGCCTAGCGAAAAGAGAATTGTGACATTAATCCATTGATTGATCTATTCTTTATAGCGTTCCCCTTACATCTGACAAGAGAGGGCCATTGTAAAGATTGGCATGCACTGCAAAATGCCGCTCCATTTCCACAGATCGAGTCGATCGAACCAATCGGTTTGCTGAAACTTTACACTCGCCTCCGATACCACCTTCAGCACCATGCAAAGGTAGAAGCCTAGCGAAGCGGAACACACTGACGCCAGGCTGTCCACGTTCCGCAACATTCCGAGCGGAATGATACACACGATCGTAACCACAATCATTACCCATGATCGTAGCGAGTAGCTCTCGTCCAGCGATAGGATTTTGGCCGTAATTTGTGGCCCAAGGTCACCGACCACGACGAAATAGGCGACGCACGTCCCCAACAGGTATCCAACGACGCACAACTCTACCAGCAGCTTACCTCCGGATCCGAAGGCATAGAATGCTACAAAAAACAGGAAGTTTTAATTCAAATCACTCCGTCGAACTAAGCCCTAACTTACCAatttgttcaaaattttttcTTCGGGAAATTATAGCCGATTTGACCATGTAACTGCAGACCAACCGGGTAACATAGCTGCTGACCAGTAGCAGGACAATGGAAAGCACAATACCGCACTGGAAAGATAAACAAAACCCTTACTGTTGATCGACCGTTTAACTTTTGTTGATCAGGTTTTACCTTTTGAAAGCAAAACGGCATAGACAAAATTCCcacaccgatgatgctgttCGTTAGTGTTACCGTTTGCACGGTGTTCGTTTCCATCACGCACGacagcagccgccggccgggaGCATCGTGAACAAAACGGTTTCTATGCTGTGGAACACGATTTCACCGGAAAAACCTTGTGTACGCGTCGATTTTTTGCTACGGCATTGAAACACGTAcgccgtgtttgttttgaatggGAATCAGAAACGTCACTCGCACGGATCCAAGGTTACCACATGACGAGGTATACACTCGTATTGAAAGCTAACGGAGCCAAGGTGATGACAGAAGAAAAATTAACCGAAAGCCGCTATTGTCTGTTGCACGAAGCACTTTCTTTCTCTAGAAAATCATGTTTTAGCTGTAATACATAAGCTGTGGCTGTGGATAAGAAGAATTACAAAACATGTTCAAGAAGCAGCATCTTTGTCCCCAATTTATGCCCAGTGCGGTGCAACAGTATTCTGCAAATTCAAATCCCCattggaagaaaaaaccgcCAACGGTTTGTGGTTGATTTGACAGCTACCAGGTATGCTGCGCCATTGGGGCGCCTCTGTATCGGTCGCGCAGTTAGTACCGAGAAGTGGATTCCAAGTGTATTCCATATTTTACTTTGTTTAATTACCTGTTTTTGCTACAATGCACATCGTTGGGGTAAGCTAGAATCGAAAATGTTCTTAAAAGTTGGTTGCTCACTCACGCAGTTCCATGGTTCCACCAAAGATATCATTTTGTTCCGGAGACGGGAACGACTGCACGATTCTACTGCGCAATCCGACGAGTGTGTTCGGTCCAACTGTTCGAAATGCTTTGGCATGGTTCTTCTATCATGCGCCCGAGGAACTTCAAGAGGCTCCGCTTCCTGTAGTTCCTCGTTTTTCGATTCGCATCAAAACCGAATGCGATCCTTTCCATGTTGAGCGCGTTCAAAAAATGCCTCGCTTCGACGGAAAAGGGCTGACGCTCGAGCGTCAATTTGAAGCACCATCTTACATTCGCGTGGATTGCGCCTTCAGTGTTCCGGTGGATCAATTCATGATTATCTGTCGCGGTCTCTACTACGCCACCGCGAATGATGGCCGCCTGAATGTGCTGCTGTGGCCGCAACCCCTCTTCCAGCTCGTTGCCAACCCCGAACAGTTGTGGCAGGTTATGTACGATTGTATGGGCTGCAAAGCTTTCAGCGAATtgcgcgacggcgacgccgaGTTTAAGCGGATCGCGAGAAATAAGGTTTTAACAGTGCGCGCTCACAACTGTTTGATAGTGCTAGAAGAGCTGCAGGACCGATTAACCGGCTCGGCCATACGGAAGGAATTGGATAAGCATCTGcacaaaattatgaataaagtTCATGCACTGGAAGCCGCCCAGATCGCTTGCGAAATTGATCGCTCAAAAGTTCTGCTGCAGGAAGTCTCGCGCAGTAAAGCGCTACTGTGCCAGTCCAGAGAACGGTGTGCACAGCAAGTGGATTTGGCGTCGATTAACGACATCGGCACCGAGATGATAGCTCTGCTAAAGAATGATCTCCTGTGCATGTTGAATGTTTGCGGTGAGAACCGACAATGTGCCCAGGAAGAAATGGACATGTTGtccaccaacgagaccttccAGCATGATGTGCTAGCAATGTTGGCCGACATCCAAAGAGCAGTCAAAAATATGACAAACATGGAGTCGACTACGTATGAAGTGGAAAAAGCAGCCAGTGCCATTGATAACAACCTATCACTGAGGTTGTGCCAAGCGGTCAACCAGAGTTCCTGCGTAACCGGTTTCGTCGTGTAAGTAAATAAACGTGGTTACAGTGAACTCCAATTTGTACTAAACCTTCGGGTGTACCTCGTGTTTTGCAGAGAACTtctagaaaacaaaaacaatttaataaagaACATGCGTTCCGCAACAGTGGCTTGGAATGCAAAAAAGGCCAAAGTTGCTACGGCGCtgagaaaattgaataaattcgAGGAACTACTCTTAAACAGCAACTCTACAGCGAGCAGATTCTCCGTATTGGAAGCCATTCTTAGCCGTATGCATGAAAAGCTGGCCAGCTTCTGCGAAGCAACCGTCGAAACAGGCAAACTTGAAGGCATCGTTCTCGATCGCGAAAAGGACGCCTGGTTGAAGCATCTGGATATATATTCACTTTCGTACGAAGAACTTCGGTGCATTGCCGCGGTTCGAGCTGCAGTTGAAGAATCGGGTACGGATGTACAGGAAGACTTCCAGGGATTTCTTTACGAGTGGGCCGTAAACCATGGTTCCCAGCTGGAGTGGACAGAAAACGTTTCTTTCGTAGCAATTTTTCAGACACCAGCCATGGCAGCTGCGGTTGGCGAAGTAGTGAAAGAGCTAAACGTACGAAACTTCCAGTACGTTGTCGTTCAAAACGTCAACCAAATGACATCGACTTTGCAGAATCTGTTCGAGACTGGACTGCCGATTAGGCGTGGAAGGCAGGAGCGTTCCGATCTCCAGAGACAATACGGAGACATGTTGGAAAAGGTAAATGAAGTGGTCGAATGTCTGGTCGAGATGTTTCAAGCCAGAGGCAACATCAAAACCCTACGGGCATCGATGCAGCGTTTGAGCAGCAGCTTCGAAAGCTCGTTGGAGGAACTGAACAATTGGTGCCGGAATCATGAGAAGCATTTAATGAGGTAAGTTCTTCACTTCACTGCTGACAGAGAATGAGACTGCTGAGAATAATTTGACTTACCAACTTTGACTTTGATGCGAATTATTTTACCAATTTAGAGGCTAATCTTGCCTTGCTTATCGTGTGGAGTCGGGCTTCAGAGGAAGACGTAGAATTCAAAACGTGCGTGAACCCGAGGTGAACGTAAGTCCTCGATAGTATAGTGGTCAGTATCCCCGCCTGTCACGCGGGAGACCGGGGTTCGATTCCCCGTCGGGGAGAGCTCAAAAGCCCTTTTTTGCTACACAAACCAATTGTTTTATGTAGTATAATAGTAATGCATGTAAATTTCAGAGCCAACATTATAAACTGTCACTTACTTGGAACGGCGGTTGCAGCAAGATGGCCAATGTGTGAGTTCTATTCACAGCCATTCGTTCAAATCGTAAACTTTTTAGTCGGATGaacttacttatccggctcgaatcgaatcgaaaacatgaTGCAATTTCTATAAACTTTTGCAAACGATATAAGGCAGAAGCATTATTAGAACAATGAACTGAATCACGTACGTCGAATATTTTGTATTGATGGGATTACACTTTATTCTAAAGCAACTGCTAACAATGCTGCATTGTTGTAATGCACCAGACGCCAATTGAATCAAGTCCTCGATAGTATAGTGGTCAGTATCCCCGCCTGTCACGCGGGAGACCGGGGTTCGATTCCCCGTCGGGGAGGGAGACTTTTTCCTTGTTATATTTTTTGCCCTGTTTTTTCATGTgttacttttccatttttgcacTTCTAGCTTCACACCCGACCAGTGCAACTTTGGCGTCCTTCCGATGGCCTTGGAACAAGCCAACATCGCAACCCAGCGACGGTCACGGTTGCAGGCGCGCATCGACACATTGACCGCGCTGATTGAACTCATCGAGCGTGGGTCGCTGCCGTCAATTGCGGAACTCGAGGCGGAAGGCAAGCAGTTGCCCCTAACGGTAGCCCGCGTTCGCGCGGGGTTCACTGAAAAGCGGCAACAGTACTGTGTCGATATGGCCAAGTTGGCCGAATCTTGCGATGACCTCGAATTCACACTGAAACGCTTCCAAAGCCAGCATCTAGCGTCGAAAATGCACCTACCAGCAGACACCTACCGCATGCTGATCGATCACTGGACAGCGTGTACCGCTTCCATCAACCGAGCAGTGTCCGGTCTTGAAATGGTCACTGCCAACATTACTTCACTGTCCACGGACGAGCTGGACGTGTACACCGACCCGCTGTTCGCGCTCGAATTGCAGGAGATGTCCATCTCGACCCGAATCGCGGACCTGCAGCGCACCCTGGAAGAGTACGAGCGTGAGCATCCGTCCGTTGCGCGCGGTGCCGTTAGCGGTAGCTCCCAGGAAGCAATGGCAAGTGAGACGGCACAGCTACTGCAATCGATCACTGCCCTTCAACGTGAGTTACCAGAGCATCATCTTGCGCTGAATCGCACCGAAACGACACGCCTGCAGCACGAAATTCAGTTGCTACAGCAGCTGGAGCGGGACTCGTTCCGGGAACTGTACCTCAACAATATGATCTTGCCCACCGTCGACACCCTGCACGTGCAACGGTTACGCGAAATGACCCAGCTCTTGACCGCCGTGTCCAAGGATCAGTCCGATCTCCTGGGAGGTGCAGTCGAACTGTCCTTCTACTACggcgacggtgatgatggAGATCGCCCCCGGAACAGAGGCTCGCTTGGCAGGGTGAGTATCATCCAGTACAACGCTCGGATTTAAGGTATCAGTTCTGCTTTTATTGGCATTTTTAACTTAATGCTACTTTTACTGGACTGAATCGCGGGGAGGGTTAACGGATGTTAAATGCATCGACCGTGACTCCGCCGACCCCATTAGTATTCCTTCTTATGCAACTAAAcacccccccaaaaaccggacgACCGCTCGGAATGAATCGCTTTCGTTGTGCCAAACTTTGGGCTGGATTTGCTGTCCTCCCCATTGCTTTCGTTTTGTGACCGCGGCCGGGCGCGGGTTTGGCAGTGTTTGCCGCTTCTCGCTTCTTTTACAGCTCATCCTTCTCGTCCAGATCGACGTCGGACAGATCGatctcctcctcctccggcaGCTGACCATCCTTGCCGTCCCACGGGTCGACCGTGTGGATCTTCGGCAGCTCGGCACCCTTGACCGGCGCGGTGTGACCCCGGCCATACGACAGGTCGCGCAAAAACTCGTTGATGCCGTCCTCGGAGAACGAACCGCGCAGCAGGGAGTACTTCATCTTCTTCAGATTAACGACGGCCATCGCCGGGTAACCGAAGCCGCCGATGTCGAGCGTGCCCTCCAGCTCTAGCTGGGCACCGCCCTCCGTCCACAGCCAGCCCCACAGCTTCTTCTTGTACTTCTCGCCCATCGCGCGCAGTATGCCGAGGTACCGGTTGCGGCACGCCGCGTCACAGTCGAGAATGTGCGGCAACACGGCCACGACGCACAGCGGCTTATCCAAGCACGTACCGCGGGCCACCTTTTCCGACGTGAGCTGCAccagttccggtgccgggatgTTGTCGCTGTACTTTTCCAGCGCCCAGTTGACGATGTCGGACGATGTGCGGCCTCCGTCGTAGTCTTCGGCCGCATTGCGATCCTTGACACCGCCCGGGAAGTACTTGATCGTCGGGTAGCCCTGCACTCCGAACTGGGACGCCTTCACCTGGTGGACGGTGGCATCGAGCGCTCCGAGTTTCACCTTGCCCTTCAGCTCGGTCGCGGCCTTCGTCCAGTGCGGCGCAAGGTTCTTGCAGTGGCCACACCACGGCGCAAAGAACTCCACCAACCACGTATCCTCGCTCTGCAGCACCAGCTTATCGAAGTTGGCATCGGTCAGCTCGATCACGTCGTCatcggaaccaccaccgccgctgctgccgctgctgctgctgctgccaccatcgctgccaccgcccaGCACGCTCTTAATTTTCTTCTTGGCCTCGGCTAGGGCCGACTCTGCGATGTCTTTCGCCGTTCGCTGACCGTTGTAGTCGACCGGcgagcgtttgttttggcCGAAAATCTTGATCGACGGGTAGCCCCGCACACCGTGCTGACCGCACAGCGACTGCTCCGTCTCACAGTTCACGCCGCCCACCTGGATGACGCCCTTCAGTGCGGTGGCCGCCTTACGGTACTCCGGCACCAGACTGCGGCAGTGGCCGCAGAACGGGGCGTAAAACTCCACCACCCAAACGTGGTCGCTCTTGAGGACGTTCTTTTCGAAGTTGGCCGCCGTCAGCTCAACGACATCGTCCGTCGATGAGTACAGTGCCAGAGCGCCGCCACTGGCACACAGCACCGCCAGCACAAGGGCCCGGACAATCATATTTCCAGGGGTTGTCCGATGCACTACCGCTCTGATGGTTTCTTCCCCGAACGGACCACGTATGCGCCTTTACGCACTGCTTGAGCACCAAAGTTGGCTGTGTTTCGTGTGtggcgaccgacgacggtgcttCTCAATGGCAACTAAATCGCAGCAGTCCGTCGCACGGGATCTTTACGAATATTGCACCACGGAGGCAATCTTATCGTAAACAACAAACGAGGCCGCCCTGCCTGTCTCGCCTACTATGTACCGGCAAGCCACCGTCCGCCGTGGATGATGTCGTTCGGAATAGGAGGCTGATTTGGTCGCACGCTATTGGCTCTTTGCGTCCGTCAAGTTCTCCGATgaacatttgcattttaacATCGCAGCAACACGCACACGAAAACGTTCGCGATGACGTTTTCAACCCGTTTCTAATTGAACGCGTTAGAGGGAGCTCTGGGCATAGAAGAGAACATTTTAACTGCCCCGTTTGCGTGACGTTCACTGAAAGATCTCTCTTAAAAATCCTTTCCCCACAGAATTCCTTCCACAAACGCAACATTTCCGGGGTCAACATTCAGATCGTGGACGAGCAGAGCAGCGAGCCAGTCGAGGCGCTGGCCGATAATCAGTTGCATCTGGCGTACTTCCTGACGTACGTTAGCTTTCTCTACGTCGACGGCTGCCGACTGCTCATCATGGACGATACGTTTAAGGTGAATTCAGTTGTTGGCCCGCAGTTGTTGAGCGCGTTTGTAACCGTACATTCAAACCTTCTTTTGCCGTAGAACCTGTTCGGAGGAATCGATCGTATGCTACCGGCACTGGAGACCCATTTCCCCCGGATGCAGTTCATCCGCGTGCGTGGCATCAGCGATGAGTGTTAAACCCGTTCCAACGTTCTCCAGTTGAATTTGGcaaatcatttcattttcacgaCTTTTTTATTCATTGACTTCatttttggaatattttttaaccattaGAGGTAGTCTTAAAGTTAAACGATGCTAAAACCTATCACCTATCAGCAAAATACTTCGAACTTGCTGGCGAACTGAAATATACACGCCTACGCGTCCCGCTTTTTGCGGTACAGTGAGGGTTTGTCGAACACTTGCTTCATGCCGCCGGCCCGATCCGACAGGAACATGGTGTTGTTGGTCGTGTCGGCGGCGACCCAGGGCGAGTCGAACTTGGTCGTGTCCTGGTCGACCAGATGCGTGTACTTGGTGCGCCCACAGCGGCCAAAGTTCTTCACCTGCATCACCTTCGGCAGGATCGTCTTGTCGAAGTGATCCTCCAGCGTGGGCGCCGAGAAGTCCTGCTTGTACACGTCGTCCTCCTGGTCGAGATAGAACGCGCCCCGGTGGTAGTACTTCTGCAGGAACTTGTACTTGCCCTTCGCGTTCTTGTTGGTGATCTGTTTCGGGTTGTTGCGCTGCTCCTGGCGCCGTTCCTCCTCCGTCAGGTTGCGCAATCGCTCGACTTCCTGCTTTTCCTTGTCGACTCTGTgcggggaagaaaaagaaaacgattaGCGGCCGTGTCACGAGAGCCTCGAGCGCGGTGGTCCACTTACTGTTCCTTCTCTTCCCGGTCCCGCTTGATGCGCTTCAGTTCCCGCAGTTTCCACG
It includes:
- the LOC128271813 gene encoding protein disulfide-isomerase A6 homolog, coding for MIVRALVLAVLCASGGALALYSSTDDVVELTAANFEKNVLKSDHVWVVEFYAPFCGHCRSLVPEYRKAATALKGVIQVGGVNCETEQSLCGQHGVRGYPSIKIFGQNKRSPVDYNGQRTAKDIAESALAEAKKKIKSVLGGGSDGGSSSSSGSSGGGGSDDDVIELTDANFDKLVLQSEDTWLVEFFAPWCGHCKNLAPHWTKAATELKGKVKLGALDATVHQVKASQFGVQGYPTIKYFPGGVKDRNAAEDYDGGRTSSDIVNWALEKYSDNIPAPELVQLTSEKVARGTCLDKPLCVVAVLPHILDCDAACRNRYLGILRAMGEKYKKKLWGWLWTEGGAQLELEGTLDIGGFGYPAMAVVNLKKMKYSLLRGSFSEDGINEFLRDLSYGRGHTAPVKGAELPKIHTVDPWDGKDGQLPEEEEIDLSDVDLDEKDEL